Genomic window (Vibrio sp. NTOU-M3):
TGGTATTAGTGCAGATGCTTGCAAAGCAGTATATTCAACTCTGTTAGCGGCGCAAACTAGCAAGAGGCAAGTGATGTTATGGTTCAATGATTCTAAAAGCTGCACAGAACAAGTGGAATGGCAGTGGATGCCGGGTTGGTACTTTGGTCCGAGTTTGCGTGATTAATTAACATAACAAAGCATTTAAGAGTGACTCACAACGCTTGGCGATCTCAGTTTAAACTTGGCTTTGGTGTTTAAGGTGCAATGGTTTGGGTTGGGTGTTTTGCGTTGTTCGCACCTTAATGCGGCGTTAGCTGCACAGAGATATATTATGAAGATCGAAGAACTAACTGAATATCTGTATGAAGACCTAAATGGTCAAATAACCTCGATTGAAAAAGGGGATGTTCTCAAGATCCAATTTGAATGTGAGGACAGGGATGGCAATGATGTTATCCGTAAGTTCGTCATAAACTGCTTTGATGTTGAGGAGTCGGATATCAATGTATCCAAGTCAGAAACGATGGATTTTAGTAATGAGCATCCATTACTAATGAAGTATAACGAACCGCAAGGAGATCATCTATAGCAGCAAGCAAATATGAAGTTTTGGGAAGGATTTACGAGGCCCACGAATTAGTTGTTAGTGGTTGGAGGCCTTTAAGTGATCATATAAATACATCCTATGCAGGTCAGTATATAACATTTTGTGAGGGCTCTTATGGCTTGCTAGCACGTGGTCCACAATCGTTACTCAATATCTATGCTGCTTCAATAAAAGACTTAATCACAACGAATTATGTGTCTTCTTTCAAGCCTAAGGGCTCCTTTAAAGCTTTAGTTTTTGACCATGGTTTTGTTATATGTAAATCAGTAGAAGTAAGCGAAATGTGCAGCTAACAAAGCATTTAAGAGTGACTCACAACGCTTGGCGATTTTAGTTTAAATTTGGTTTTAGTGTTTAAGGTGCAGTGGTTTAGGTTGGGTGTTTAGCGTTGTTCGCACCTTAATGCGGCGTTAGGGCTCTAATGTGAAAGTAAGATCAACGAAAATAAAAGCCCATAAGGGCTTTTATTATAAGTATTGCTCGTAGTGCTTTCCTATTATTATATTTCTTAGCAATAAAGACTTCCAATCATTAACACCAAAATCTTTTATCCTACTGAAGTATCTTTTGTACAAGATTTGCTTAACCTTTTTTGAGTCCAATATTCCTTTGAAAGATTGAATGTCTGCAATTATCTCACTAAGTTTTGTTGGAATGTGTTCTTTATATAACCCCAGAATGTCAAGTCTTTCAAAGTGCTTGACGATATGTGGATACGTCGATAGTAATTGAACATTAAGGTGATAATCGACTTTCAATATTCCATTTTGGTTGACAATTGTGCAATCTATAAAGCGGAAAGTTGGGATATGATCAGTATAAAAATTAATGATCACCACGGTGAGTACTCTCTTTCCAATAGGTTGATTTTTTTCCGTTACAGGTCCCACAAGTCCATATTAAATTTTTGGAATATATAGAGAAATCTGGATATATTTCTTTTGGAATGTAGTGATCAACAGTAATAGCTGGCAATAAACCACAACTAGGACAAATTTGCTTTAAGTGTTCCTCCTGATTGTCTTTAATTGAAATTTTTAAATTATCAACAATTTGTGAATTACCTTCATATAGATAAATGAGTGCGTCAGATTCAAGTTCATTTCTTGTGCAATCATTGATACTTAGTAAGTTGTTAGCTAGAAAACTCTGTTCATATTCGTCATAACGTTCCTCTACACTAGAAGCTAAAGAGCTTAATAGAGGTTTTCTTGTATTTGGAGCCTTTCTATACGTGTTTCTCATTGCATTGACGACATCTTGATATATTGCTTTGTCATTGCATTGATAGTAAATTCTATTTTTCATCTCAACGAAGGCTCTCTAAATACAATTGACAACTTAAGCTCAACTTTCCATCAAAAATATCGTTGATTTCTTCATTGGAATATTTTAACGACAAACTTTTAAGTATTTGTTTGTAAGGTTGTTCCGATTCGAAAGTGTTAAAAACTTCATGTGTTATAGCATTGAGGTTTTCTCCCAGTGTCTCTATCTCAAGTGTTCGTGTCGTTAGTTGACCGCTATAGTTATCGAAAACACGAACGAACTTGGAGGGAATTTGCTGAAGAATAATCGGCGAATGTGTTGCAACTATGGCATATGCATTTAACATCCATAGCATCTCATTTATAGCTGGTATTATATTTGAAATAGCTCTTGGGTGAAGATGTAGTTCGGGTTCATCGAACAAAACAAGTGATTCTTTCTTTGTCTCAGCTATTATTTGAGTGAAAGAGTATAAAAGAATACTTTCACCAGAACTCAAGAATGAATTTTCTAATACATTGGAATAAATTCTGTCTATGAAAAATTCTTGGTAAATTCTTTCTATCTTATGTTGAGGTATAAATTTAGAAAGAATTTTTTCCCATACATATTCAATATTTCTTTCTATTATTTTCTTACAGCTATTCTTGTAATTTTCTAATACTTTTTTTTCTATTCATGAATCCAGAGCTATCTCTTAATCCACAATATTTATAACTAAATGTTTTCTTCTCTTTTGGTATTTCAAACGAATCAAAGGCACTAAAAGATGCAGATATTATCTTGCTAAAAGAAGGGCGGGATTCAGTAAACTTACCTTTGTTTTCTCGACCGCTCATACTTAAAGCTAAATCAGCCATATAAGTTGTTTTTCCTGTGCCATTTTCACCAATTATAATGTTAACTCTAGAGCTTGTTGGGAATTTGCTATCGAAGTCAAAGTTACAGGATGTATTATGTGACTCGGTTCCATTGGAAAATTCGAAGGAAAAACTATCTGTGAATTCCTTGTTTTTAATAATATATTCACCAATCTTTAATGCGCGCTCTGCATCACTGTATCTAATTAATGAACTCTTAAAATTGCTGTTAGACTCAAATGTATCTCTTAAACCAGGAAGAATAGATAGGTCATTTAAGCTTTCTAGAACTTTTTCAGCATCTTTCTTCAATGAATTTTTAATGGATATATAAAAATCTTCAGATTGACCTAATGAACCTAATTTATCAGGTAGGTTTGTAAACTCTCCAGATATTGTTAGGTAACCATTTTCATCGTAATCTTCTGCATTTTTAGAAATTACTTTTATTTCTCCAATATTTTCATATGCATCAATATCACTAAAATAGATGCTCATATCGTAGGTTGATTTGGTGCCGTAGTCATCCCAGTTTCGAAAGTACAGCAATACATGATCTTCTGATTCAGGAGTAAAGCCAGAGTCAAAATTTGAAACTACAATTATTTTCATTTTATTTACTTACCTAAAACATAGGCTAAAGATTAGCATTAGTAATACAACAATAAATTAATGGTGTATTGTACCATTAATTTTATGCGTTACAGTGTATTAAAACGAAGCCATTGGAATAAAGAACAAAATTTGTAAGTTCGATCATACAAATGGCAACGAGAGCCCTAACAAAGCGTTTAAGGCAGATTCCCAACGCTTGGCATTTTCAGTTCAAGTTAGTTTTGGTGTTTACGGTGCAATGGTTTAGGCTAGGTGGTAGCGTTGCTCACTACTTAACGCGGCGTTATAACACAGGAGTATAATTGTGGATGAATTGAATAAACTAATTTCATTCTATATCACTAAATCTCAGGAAATAAAAAGTGCTTCAGAGCGCCTCACATCAAAAGAAAGAACTCTAGTAGACATGTTTAGTAAGCAAAGTGTTAAAGAAGCACAGTCTAGAATCCCCGAGTTTTATGCTTGGCTGTACGAGGGAGATGAGAGCTACTCGAAACACTTCTTAATTAAGCGAGCTTCTTTTCCGCCCGCTGCTGGTCCAACAGAAACTGAGAGACTTGC
Coding sequences:
- a CDS encoding AAA family ATPase, with translation MSSGESILLYSFTQIIAETKKESLVLFDEPELHLHPRAISNIIPAINEMLWMLNAYAIVATHSPIILQQIPSKFVRVFDNYSGQLTTRTLEIETLGENLNAITHEVFNTFESEQPYKQILKSLSLKYSNEEINDIFDGKLSLSCQLYLESLR